A DNA window from Mastomys coucha isolate ucsf_1 unplaced genomic scaffold, UCSF_Mcou_1 pScaffold21, whole genome shotgun sequence contains the following coding sequences:
- the Rassf7 gene encoding ras association domain-containing protein 7, which yields MVLELVAMELKVWVDGIQRVVCGVSEQTTCQEVVIALAQAIGQTGRFVLVQRLREKERQLLPQECPVGAQATCGQFANDVQFVLRRTGPSLSGRPSSDNCPPPERCPVRASLPPKPSAIPGREPRKALTFNLGCPKLVPSLPIPESTALVGPIPDYFAKLQGLELRIQRNTEELGHEAFWEQELQREQAREREGQARLQALSEATAEHTARLEALDAQARALEAELRLAAEAPGPPSATASAAERLRQDLAIQERHSLEMQGTLALVSQALEDAEHALQAQAQELEELNRELRQCNLQQFIQQTGAALTPPPQLDKTNPSTQDLLPPNREDLLQGVPQSHILVSSLNPEVPPMRQSSWR from the exons ATGGTCTTGGAGCTTGTGGCCATGGAGCTAAAGGTATGGGTGGATGGCATCCAGCGGGTGGTCTGTGGCGTCTCAGAACAGACCACCTGCCAAGAAGTGGTCATTGCGCTAGCTCAAGCTATAG GCCAGACAGGTCGATTTGTCCTTGTGCAGCGTCTTAGGGAGAAGGAACGACAGCTGCTGCCACAGGAATGTCCAGTGGGAGCCCAGGCCACCTGTGGACAGTTTGCCAATGATGTCCAGTTTGTCCTGAGGCGGACAGGTCCCAGCCTGTCTGGGAGGCCCTCCTCAGACAACTGTCCACCCCCAGAACGATGTCCAGTTCGTGCCAGCCTTCCCCCAAAGCCATCGGCAATACCAGGCCGTGAGCCACGCAAAGCACTGACCTTCAACCTTGGATGTCCCAAGCTGGTCCCCAGCCTACCTATCCCTGAGTCTACAGCCCTGGTAGGACCCATACCAGACTACTTTGCAAAACTGCAGGGCCTAGAACTCAGGATACAGAGGAATACTGAGGAGTTGGGCCATGAGGCCTTCTGGGAACAAGAGCTGCAACGAGAACAAGCCAGGGAGCGTGAGGGACAGGCACGCCTGCAAGCACTCAGTGAAGCTACTGCCGAGCACACTGCCCGGCTGGAGGCCCTGGATGCCCAGGCTCGTGCCCTGGAGGCAGAGCTACGACTGGCTGCTGAGGCCCCTGGTCCTCCTTCAGCTACAGCATCTGCTGCTGAGCGCCTACGCCAGGACCTAGCCATCCAAGAGCGGCATAGTCTGGAGATGCAGGGCACCTTGGCCTTGGTGAGCCAGGCTCTGGAGGATGCTGAGCACGCTCTGCAG GCCCAGGctcaggagctggaggagctgaacaGGGAACTCCGTCAGTGCAATCTGCAACAGTTCATCCAGCAGACAGGGGCTGCATTGACACCGCCTCCACAGCTGGATAAAACCAACCCGAGCACACAG GACCTTCTGCCTCCAAATAGAGAAGACCTCCTCCAAGGAGTCCCCCAGAGCCACATCCTAGTGTCCAGCCTGAATCCTGAGG TTCCCCCCATGAGGC